In the bacterium genome, CGCCGCCGCGAGCTCCTCAGCCGCCAGCTGCCACCACGAGCACGCCGCCACTTCCATGCCCTCCTCCAGTGCGAGATCGCGAGCGGCCAGACCGATTACCTCGTGGTTCCCGCCGTGGCCGTTGACTATGAAGAGGCGGCGGAAGGATGCGTGGGCGATGGACCGCCCGATGTCCATAAGGACTGACAGGAATGTGGATGCCGTGAGCGACAGGGTGCCGCCGAACGGTATGTGGTGGGGAGAGGATCCGTACCAGAGGGTAGGGGCCACCGACACGGGGAACCGGTCCGCCACCATCGCCGCCGCCGAGCGGGCCACGTATTCGGCGCCCATCGAGTCCGTGCCGACCGGCAGGTGTGGTCCGTGCTGCTCGGTGGCGCCCACCGGCAGGACCAGCACACCGTCCCGGGCAATCGTCCGCGACTCGACACGCGTCAACTCGGCGAAGAGCAGTTTCACCGGGAACTCTTAGCTTGGATGGTCAACGTTCGCACCGCTGCCACCCGGAATACTCGGAACGGGTGCATGCCCATCGACCTGGAGCACGCACTCACGACACGACCGGGATACCGAGCCCGGCCGCATGAGGCTTCGACTGGACCGAGGCCGGTCTCTCCCGTTGTAGCCACTCCAGGGCGATGGCAGCCCGGCGTACCTTCTCGCGAGCGTTGGCGATGGCGGTGCCCACGGTATGACCTCCGGATGGGTAGACGCCGCCGGCGTTGGCCAGGCCCATCTTTGCATGCAGCGGAGCCCCTACGGCCACGAAGTCGGCGATCTCGTGCCCGCGGACAACGGGTCCCATGCTGTCCGGGGTCTCTAGATAGAGGTCGATCGGTATGGATGCAGCCGACCTGATTTCCCAGAGTTGCTCCAGCGTCACGTCGGCGGGGATGTTGACCGACCCGGCGCCGATCTCCTCGAGCATGCGGATGGATGCCGGATTCGAGACTCCCATGTAGGCCGAGATCTTCCATACCGTCTCGCTCGGGAGGTCGCCATCACGCTGCATCCGGGTGAGGACCGCCAGCAGGCCCAGGTCACCCACTAGAAAGCTGCGGATCCCGGCTTCGGTAGCCCTGAAGATGTCCGCCGCCGCGTACCGAAGCTGGCGCATGCCTCTGATCTGGGCGAACTGGCTGCGCCCGTCCTCCGACCGGCTGAAGGCCCCCACGTCATAGCCGGCTTTGGGTCCGGTGAACAGGCACACCTCGAGGCCCGTCTCGGCGCCGATTGCGGCCATTTCCCGGATTTCGCCCTCCTCCAGCAGCATGCCCCCGCTGCCCTGAGAGACGCGGTTGACGGTGAGGTCGTAGCGATCGGCCTGTTCAACGACTGCCGCTAGCACCCTGGGGCCCTCGACGCTCGGGATCTCGATCCGATACTCGGCGCCGTCGGGGAAACGGCGGTCACTGTCCACCGGCTTCCGTGCGGCGACCAGTCCCTGCCGGCGGAGCGCTTCTTGTATCTTCATTCAACCCTCCACAGGTGTTGCGCGCGTCGCAACGGCGTTGCGTGGCATGATTATTGGAGAATTGCCTGGTGGCGTCAACCAGGCGCTTGTGAGGCATGCACAGCACCCAACCGCCCGAGGCGTCTCAGGCGGAAGCGGCATGCCCGGAAGGAGGTACACGTGGAGCCCGTCCGCTGTGGCGTGGTGGGTGTCGGGATGATGGGCTCGGTTCATGTCCAGGTCCTCGACGCGCTGCCCGACGCAGATCTGGTCGCATGTTGCGACCTGGATCCGGGCGTTACCGACAGGTTGCCTTCCGGGGTGCGTTTCTACACCGATCTGGATCATCTGCTGGGAGGCGAGAGTCTCGAAGCGGTCTTCGTCTGCACCCCTCAGGAGCATCACCTCGCGGTGGTAGGCCGCTGCCTGGAGGCCGGACTTCCGGTTTTCTGCGAGAAGCCGATCGCTCATGACCTGAACGACGCCGATGCCATAATCGGGATTGCCCGGAAGGCGGGCGGACGGCTGGCGGTGGGACACACGATGCGTTTCGAGCCCGACTACGTCGCTCTGGCCAGGAGCGTGCACAGAGGGGACATCGGGGATCCGGTCAGCTTGAGCGCCCGGCGCAACGTGCCGGCATTCGAGGGGCGCCTCCTGGCACACCGGACGACGCTGCCCGTCGAGGTGGGCGTCCATGACCTCGACCTGCTCCGGTGGCTGGCGGGGGACATCGCTCGGGTTCAGGCCATGCCGGCGTCCACCGCCTCGCTGGGGGAGGGCGCGGTGGACGCGGTCGTGGCAACCCTGCGTTTCGCGGGCGGAGCGGTCGGGTCGGTGGAGTTCAACTGGGTCATGAACCACCGCTCCGGGCTGGCGGGGGACTACCGGCTGGCCGTCTTCGGCACACGCGGGGCCGGATACGTCGAGATGCGCGATCCGGTGACCAGGGTCTATTCCCTCGAGGAGAATAGGTGGCTCAGGACGCACGGTGCGTTCGACGTGGGTGGCACCGTGGCGGGTTCGGTCGCCATCGAAGACCGCCACTTCCTGGGCTGGGCCCGGGGCATCCGGGAGTGGCCGGTGTCCTTGGAGGACGCCAGGGCGGCGCTGGAGGTAGCACTGGCGTTGGACGAGTCTTCACGGAGCGGTGAGCCGGTGGATGTTTCGTAACAGTCGTCCCTGAAAGGAGAAAGCTGTGAACTACTCGGTGAGGGTCCTGAGCGTGGGCGAGTCGCTGATCGCGGGACCCGAGGTCTTCTGGATGAGCCACTGGGACAAGATGTACCCGCTGGGGTTCAACGTGACCTTGATACAAGGGGGAGGGATAACAGCTCTCGTCAACACATCGCCTCCGGACGACACCACGATGGTCGAGGAAGGTTGGCCGAAGATGCGGTACCTCCACGACGCTCCGAAGGGTGATCTGAAGAGGCAGCCGGAGCACTACATGACCGGTGCCCTCAAGACGGTCGGCCTGACGCCCGATGACATCACCCACGTCTTGCTGACCCCGTTGGAGCTCTATACCACCGGGACTCTCCACAAGTTCAGATCGGCCCGGATCTGCATCGCCAAGCGGGGCTGGATCCACTTCCACACCACCCATGACCACCCCCACGACGACCGCTGGCGGTCGATTCCCAGGGACACCCTGGTGGATCTCGTGACCGACAGTTGGGACCGGGTGCGCCTGCTGGAGGACGAGGACCAGCTCGCTCCGGGCCTGCGCACCTGGTGGTCGGGGGCCCATCACCGGGAGTCGATCGTGGTGGAGGTGGACACGGCGGTCGGAATGGTCGCCATCTCCGACTCGTACTTCTTCTACGAGAACGTGGAGGATGGCGAGATGCTGGGGTTGAGCGAGAACATGTACGAGGCGCTCGACTGCTACGCGAGGGTCCGGGCGACGGCTCGGCACATCGTCCCTATCCACGATGTGAAAGTCTTCGACCGCTATCCGGGCGGGGTGATCGCGCCATGAACCCGCCGACGTCCCGGCCGTTACACGGCATGGACCATGGTTGATCGCAAGAGGAGGTGATTCCGTGATAGTCGATGTCCACACCCACATAGGCTGGTACCCGGATCACTGGTCGGAGGAGGCGGCCCAGGAGGCCCTGGCATCCAAGCTGGTCAAGATGAAGCAGTCCGGGGGTGAGGTCCACAGCGCCCACCTCGACCTGCATTCCTACGATTCGCGGCCCGCGGACCATTGGGAGGCTGCGGGACCGGCCGACAAGGTAGTGGTGTTCGGGATACAGGCGGAGCCCACGGGGATCGTCGTCCCCAACCGGCTGATCGCCGAATACGTGGCGACCCATCCGGACAAGTTGATCGGCTGGGCGTCCGTGAACCCGACCGCGCCGGACGCCATCGACCAGTTGACCCACTGCGTGGAGGACCTAGGTTTGGAAGGCCTGAAGCTCGGTCCCACCTACCAGCATTTCGATCCGACCGATCGCGCCTACTGGGACTTCTTCCGCAAGTGTGCGGGATACGGCATCCCGATCATATGGCATCAGGGCACTACCTTTCCCAGCCGCGCCAGGCTCCGTTGGGCCTTGCCCCTTCAGCTGGAGGACGTGGCCATGGCGTTTCCCGAACTGAGGATGATCATCGCCCATCTCGGCCATCCTTGGGAGGAGGATGTCGTCGCCCTGATCCGCAAGTCGCCCAACATGTACGCGGACATCTCGGCTGTCCACTACCGGCCGTGGCGTTACTGGCAGGCGATGGTCACCGCCATGGAGTACGGAGTCGACCACAAGCTGCTACTTGCCTCCGATTACCCCTCCGGCACCATCAACAACGTGATCAACGGCCTCAGACATATCAACGACATCGTCGAAGGCACCCGGCTCCCGACCATTCCCGAGGAGATCCAGGACGCGATCATCTACGAGAACTGGCGACGGCCCTTCCCGGACTGGGAGTGACCGGCCCGAAGGCCGGATTCAACCTTCTGCCGCTGGGGTATCGAGGATCGAGAAGTCGTACATGCCGACCTGGGCATCCTTGACGTCCCTCGGTATCTGGTAGTGCGAGGGTGGGTTCCCGTCCCGCTCCATGGTTCCGGGATCCCGGCCCAGGAAGTCGTGCAGGACGCCGCCCGAACTATGGCGGGGTGGGGGGATGCCGAGCACGTGCGCGATGGTCGGGGCGATGTCCTTGAGCCAGGCGGGACCCAACAGATCCGGATCCCTCCGGTACCCGCGGCCGGCGGGACCTCCCACCATCGCCAGGATCGCCATGTTCGACGAAAGAGAAGTGGAGGCGGTGGGGAGGACGTGGCCGTGGGCGGCGGTCTCCGGTGGGGGATGGTCCGAGAACACCGGCGATGGCGCGTCGCCGTGCCAGTGGGGCGCCACGTCGCTCTCTATCGCCGCGTCGATGATCTCGGAGTCGATGTGGGCTTCCGTGTCCCATACGTAGCCGGATTCCAGGATGACCAGGATGTCACCCGCGTCGGGACCGTACCACCCGAGCAGCGCGGCCTCCCGCTTCGGTAGCGCCAGCGCGATCGGGGTCTTGCCGGTACCGGGATCGACCAGGGTGCGAAGATCCCGGATCACCTCTGCCATCACCGCCCCGGCCTGCTCGGGCTCAAGCGCCGGGTTGAGGCGTATCTCCGGTGCGTTGAGGCGGTCGGGGACGTAGACCTGGGTCCGGTCCCAGTCAGTGTTGCCCTCGTCGATGGAGCCATCCGCGTCCACGAGCACCGTCCGTCCGGTCTCCACGAAGTAGCGGCGGAAGTTGATCATCCGGTCCACGGGCAGGTTGCCGTGGTCGGCAACCAGGATGAGCAGGTCGTCGCCTTGGAGGCCTTCGAGGACGATGCCGAGCGCCTCGTCGATCATGTCCAGAGCGTCGTGGATCACCTCCAGGTGTTCTTCCGCTCCGTCTGCCCGGTAGTGGGGCCACTCGGGGTCCACGTGCCCGAGGTGCAGGTGGTTGACCCAGTCCAGCCAGTGCCAGTGGAATCCCACCAGCGAGCACCCGTGGCGGTCCAGCAGCTCGAGCATGGCGCGGGCGAACCAGCGGATCTGGTAGCGGGCCTCGTCGGCCATGGTTTCGTAGTCGGCCGCGCCCCCGAGCGCGGCGATCTCGCTGACGTGTTCCTGGTAGGGCCCGAGCTGCCGGGTGAGGGCGTCGAGAATCCAACCGGGTTCGGAAGGTCCGTTGACCGGCAGCACCTGGCTGCGCCACAGGTGGAACTCTCCGGTGCGTGGGTCGCAGCGGATCAGCCGTATCCGCGTCCGTCCGTCAACGGAGGCGACCGGGACCACGAACCAGTCGCTCCATTCTCCCGCGGAGGTGGCGGCCAGCAGGTCGTTCCCGTCGCGGGAGAGGCTGAGCACGATGCGGTCGTACCGGTCATCGCCGGTGACGGCGAACGGCACCTCGGTGACGGCGGCGCCCACCTTGGCGACTATCTCCAGCGTGCCGGTCCGGGGCTCCAGACCGCCTCCGAGATTGGTCCATCGGGACTGGGACTCGAAATCGACCCGGCGGGAGATGGGGAGGTAGGCGTCGGTGCAGTATCCCTGACCCGACACCAGTTCGAAGGGGGTCTGGCCGTAGTCGGGCAAAGCGCAGCCGTCGATCACGAAGCCGTTCTCCAGGCGGGACGGCCACGATGCCGGGTAGTGCACCAGCCCGACCTTCAAGCCGGCCCGGTCGGCGGCCTCCCACAAGGTCTCGCTCTTCAGCGCCGAGGAGTGGAAGCTGGTAAGCCATCGGCCATCGGGCAGGGACACCTCCCAGCTGATCACTCCGTGCGCGCCGGGATCCGCCCCAGTGGCGATGGTGGCCCAATTGGTGGGTGTCCAGGCGGGCCAGCAGGGGATGGCTTCTGACACCGCACCTTCACCGTGGAGGACCCGCTCCAGGTTCGGGTAGGTACGCAGGCCCATCAAGTGCTCGGTGAGGGGCAGGATCATCTGGTCGATCCCGAAGAGCAGCACCCGCGTCATCGCACGGCCCGGCGGGCGCGGGAAGGTGAGGTCACGAGAGGAGCCGTTCGAGGACGTTCCGGGTCACCTTCGAGACCTGGTCGTCGACCGCGATCGAGCAGGTGTAGGAGATCGAACCCACCGAGAAGACCTCCCCACCGCTCGCCGTCCGATGATGGACCATCTCCGCTCCGCCGCCGTCGGGATTGGTTCCCTTGGCGATCAGCCTGATTCCGGGCGGGGACGAGGGTGTCCGCTTGTCGGTCTCGTGCCCGGACGCGCCGCCGGGCGCCCGCCGGTCGAGCGACTCCGTGCCGAAAAGGTCACCTTCGGCGAGGCCGGTACCTGCCAGGGCCCAGTGCGACGGGTCGATCACCTGGTAGGGGGCGCCCGTCTCGTAGCCCGTGTGGGTGGTCACCACGCCGGTCAGGTGGGCTTCTGACTCGTGCCGGGTCCCGAACCGGCTCTCGTAACCGGGCGGGCGCTTGCGGTGGTCGTTGTTCCGCACGGTGATCGTTGTCCGGTCCAGGAACTCCACCTCGCAATTGAGGCTGTTGCCCCCCAGCACCATCAGCTTCCCGCCGCCGTCAAACACCCACGACTTCACCTGGTAGTACATCTTGGCCGACCAGTACTCGGGATGGGTGCTGACGATCAGCACCTCGTAATCCTCAAGGGGCATCTCGTCGAAATGCAGCTGCGTCTCGGCGTAGTAGTCGTAGCCGAACCCTTCCCGCTCGAGCCATCCGAGCAGGCGCCATTCGGCGGGCGCGACGTGTTCCTCGCCCCGGCGTTCCATGGGATCGGTGATGGAACCGTGCTCGGATGTCATGTTGAGCGGCTCCGGGCGGTCGAACGACAGCGGGTCGTACTCATCCGCTATCCACGGCTGGAGGGCAGGGTCCGTGTAGTACACCTCCTCCTGGCGGAAGTTGTAGTGAGGCCGGGGAGAGAGCTTGATGGCGGATACGTAGTTGCTGCGCCCGCCGTAGTGGTTGTAGCAGTTCCAGTTGATGTTGGACGCGAGGACGGCGAGCGGGTGCCGCGGTTTCCGGGGGGCCACTATCCACGGGAACGAGAAGAAGGCGCCGGTCGCGTCCTTGGCGTGGAAGTAGTAGAGACCCGATCGCTCGGGCGCCTCCACGTACACCCTGGGGTCGACCTCGGGGAACGAGTAACCGTGGTCGCTCCACTTCACGCCCTTCTGGGTCAGGTCGCCGTCCGGGAGTATCTGGGCATAGGCGCCGCGAGGCTCGTCATCGAAGTGACCCAGCTTCGAGATGAACTCACGCTCCCACCCGTACCGCCAGAGGCTCACCACCGAGTTGTACGGCGAGTGGAGGCGGACCTGACCCACCTCCCCGGATCTCGTCCACTTGGGCCACACGTAACCGCTGAGGTTGTCCGACAGCAGCCGGAAGTGGTGGATCCGGCCCTCCACGACCTCCATGTCGACCCACTTGGGTGTGAAGCCCGGGCAGGTCAGGTAGACGCGGTAGGCGCCGGGTTCCACGCCGGCATGAATCGATCCGGATGCGCGGGAGCGGGCCCTGACCGAGGTCTTACCCCTCGTGAACTCCACATCGACGTTCGGGATCGCGACGTAGAACTCGTCGCTCACGTATCCGACCAGCACCATCCACCTCCGCGGCTCCCACCGGAGCGCCGGCTCCGAGCCCTTCTCATTATGGCGGACAGCGCGCCGGCGGACCCGTCCGGAACGGTCCGGTATTACTGGACAGCTTCGTGTTTCCTGGTCAGGAGTCGGGCCGGGTTGGTGACCAGCAGCTTGTCGATCAACTGGTCGCCGACCTCGTAGGTCAGCTTCATCCTCGGTACGACCCGGGCGAGGACGTGGTTGTAGCCGAACCCGCCATAGCGGAGCAGGTAATGCTTCTTATGCATGTCCTGGGCCATGATCAACTGATCCTCGAAACCGTCCTCGGCCAGGGCGAGCATGGTCTCGAGCTTGGCCTGGTCGCTCTTGGACTTCCAAGTGGGTTCGAAGTAGCCGTCCTGGCCGAAACTGTCGAACCCCACCAGCGGTCCGCGCTCCAAGACGGCCCTGTGGTAGTCGAGATCGGTGATCTCGTCGAGGTGGGAGAGAGAGGTCCGGTCGAGGGGTTGCCCCTCCTCCTCGAGTATGTCGAGGATGCGCAGCACGACCTCCAGCGCAGGAGGGTGGCAGTGCACGTTGATCGCCGTGTCCGTCTCGACCGCGACGCGGGCGGAAGCCCGCAGGACCCGCTCCTCCACGTCGAACAGCGTCTCCGACGTGCCTATCTCTCCGATGATTCCCGGACGGATCGATGTACCTCCTATGCCTTCTGTCACCTCGCGCCGGAGGAACTCGGTCAGGTCGGACACGCTCATATTCTCCACCCACGGGGGATGCAGTGCTCGGACATAGAAGCCGGTACCGGCCACGATGTGGAGATCGAGGTCGGCGGACAACCGGGCCAGGGCCTCGGGCGCCGGGCTGAGGCCGATGGTCGTCAACTCCACGATCGTGCCACCACCCGCCCGCACGTACTCACCGACCTCCTCGGAGATCAACTCGTAGTCGTCATCGGGGCTCTGGACCAGATTCTGCCGGTAGGCCGACTGGTTCCAGCGGCTGATCCCGGCCAGACGCACCTCGAAGGGCCGGTCGGCGGCCTCGGAATCGATTATTTCAGGGGACGGACTCCAGGCATGGCGGGAGTCGACGAAGATGTGCTCGTGGGTCATGGTCGGGCCCAGCCCCGACGGGCTGATGGGCCCCCGGACTGTCATCACGTGCGGCATGGGCACCTCCGACACGGCCATCGTCCGCGCCATCCTATCCGGGGGCGCTCCATCTATGCCGAGGACGATCCTGTCCCGTGGATCGGCGGGCCCGGACATCCGAGCCTCTCAACTCGCGGAGGGTGATGTGAACCCGATGACCGTCCTAGCTAGTAGCGGACCAGGCTCCGGATGCCTTCTCCGATTTCGAACTGGTGGAGAGCGCCGTTGATGTCCTCCTGGTCGATCTCGGCGGTGATCAGTTCGTCCAGCAGGAGTTTGCCGGCCTTGTACAACTCGACATAGCGGGGGATGTCGAAGGCGGGCCGCAGCGAGCCGTAGTAGCAGCCCAAGAGCTTGCGCTCGTCGATCAGAAGGCCCATGTCGACGGTGAGTTCGGACCCGTACGGTGCGACGCCCACCTGCACGGCCGTGCCTCCCCGGCAGAGCGAACGGACCGCAGTGGCCACGGTCTCGGGATCGCCGATCGCCTCCACCGCCAGGTCCACCCCGAGTCCGCCGGTCATGGCGATGAGGGTCTCGGCCGTCTCCACTTCGGAGGCGTTCACCGTATGGGTGGCGCCGAAGCGTCGGGCGGCTTCGAGCTTGTGCTCGGCGATGTCGACTCCGATTATCTTCCCGGCGCCCCGCAGCCGCGCTCCCTGGATGGCGTTGAGTCCGATGCCCCCGCAGCCGATGACGGCGACGCTGTCGCCGAGTTGCACGTTGCCCGTGTTGACGACAGCTCCGACCCCGGTGGAGACGGCGCAGCCGATCACGGCGAGGGGCTCGAGGGGAACACCGTCCGGGACCGGGATCGCTGCCGGAGCCGGCACGGTCACCTCCCGAGAGTAGGTGGACAACATCATGCTGTGGCTGATCGTCTCGCCGTTGCTGCCCGTGAACCGGCTGGTCCAGTCTTGCAACCGCCCCTCCCAGGAGGGTCCGATCGCGGTCATGCACAGCGCAGGGCGTCCTGTGGCGCAGTACCTGCATGTGCCGCACGGCGCAACCCACGAAAGGACCACACGGTCGCCGACCTGGACGGTCGAGGGGCCGGGTCCGACGGCGGCCACGATGCCGGCTCCCTCGTGGCCGCAGATGAGCGGCAGGTTGACGGGAATGTGACCCTGCACCAGATGCAGATCGCTGTGGCACACGCCGCTTGACACCATCCGGACGAGAACCTCGTTGGCCTTGGGTTCTTCCAGTTCGACCTCTTCGACGACCAGCGGAGTGTTGAACTCGCGCAGCACCGCTGCTCTTGTCCTCATCCAGATCCTCCTTGCACGGAGCGCTGCCTGGGGCGTACCTCACGCCGCTGCTTGCGGACCTGAGTGGTCTGTCTGGCAAACGACTTGGCGTGCTCTGCTTGCCATCGACGTCCCTCGCTG is a window encoding:
- a CDS encoding creatininase family protein yields the protein MKLLFAELTRVESRTIARDGVLVLPVGATEQHGPHLPVGTDSMGAEYVARSAAAMVADRFPVSVAPTLWYGSSPHHIPFGGTLSLTASTFLSVLMDIGRSIAHASFRRLFIVNGHGGNHEVIGLAARDLALEEGMEVAACSWWQLAAEELAAAGARDIGRLPGHAGAFETSLMLALDPSLVREPRPHRPGWVSSIGSIDVPVRVERPGSWQETEGFTDSPAAASEELGHTFLKVGTEAVAAAMIDFYEGSPSAPSAPDERERT
- a CDS encoding U32 family peptidase, whose product is MKIQEALRRQGLVAARKPVDSDRRFPDGAEYRIEIPSVEGPRVLAAVVEQADRYDLTVNRVSQGSGGMLLEEGEIREMAAIGAETGLEVCLFTGPKAGYDVGAFSRSEDGRSQFAQIRGMRQLRYAAADIFRATEAGIRSFLVGDLGLLAVLTRMQRDGDLPSETVWKISAYMGVSNPASIRMLEEIGAGSVNIPADVTLEQLWEIRSAASIPIDLYLETPDSMGPVVRGHEIADFVAVGAPLHAKMGLANAGGVYPSGGHTVGTAIANAREKVRRAAIALEWLQRERPASVQSKPHAAGLGIPVVS
- a CDS encoding Gfo/Idh/MocA family oxidoreductase: MEPVRCGVVGVGMMGSVHVQVLDALPDADLVACCDLDPGVTDRLPSGVRFYTDLDHLLGGESLEAVFVCTPQEHHLAVVGRCLEAGLPVFCEKPIAHDLNDADAIIGIARKAGGRLAVGHTMRFEPDYVALARSVHRGDIGDPVSLSARRNVPAFEGRLLAHRTTLPVEVGVHDLDLLRWLAGDIARVQAMPASTASLGEGAVDAVVATLRFAGGAVGSVEFNWVMNHRSGLAGDYRLAVFGTRGAGYVEMRDPVTRVYSLEENRWLRTHGAFDVGGTVAGSVAIEDRHFLGWARGIREWPVSLEDARAALEVALALDESSRSGEPVDVS
- a CDS encoding amidohydrolase family protein, with the protein product MIVDVHTHIGWYPDHWSEEAAQEALASKLVKMKQSGGEVHSAHLDLHSYDSRPADHWEAAGPADKVVVFGIQAEPTGIVVPNRLIAEYVATHPDKLIGWASVNPTAPDAIDQLTHCVEDLGLEGLKLGPTYQHFDPTDRAYWDFFRKCAGYGIPIIWHQGTTFPSRARLRWALPLQLEDVAMAFPELRMIIAHLGHPWEEDVVALIRKSPNMYADISAVHYRPWRYWQAMVTAMEYGVDHKLLLASDYPSGTINNVINGLRHINDIVEGTRLPTIPEEIQDAIIYENWRRPFPDWE
- a CDS encoding alkaline phosphatase family protein; the protein is MTRVLLFGIDQMILPLTEHLMGLRTYPNLERVLHGEGAVSEAIPCWPAWTPTNWATIATGADPGAHGVISWEVSLPDGRWLTSFHSSALKSETLWEAADRAGLKVGLVHYPASWPSRLENGFVIDGCALPDYGQTPFELVSGQGYCTDAYLPISRRVDFESQSRWTNLGGGLEPRTGTLEIVAKVGAAVTEVPFAVTGDDRYDRIVLSLSRDGNDLLAATSAGEWSDWFVVPVASVDGRTRIRLIRCDPRTGEFHLWRSQVLPVNGPSEPGWILDALTRQLGPYQEHVSEIAALGGAADYETMADEARYQIRWFARAMLELLDRHGCSLVGFHWHWLDWVNHLHLGHVDPEWPHYRADGAEEHLEVIHDALDMIDEALGIVLEGLQGDDLLILVADHGNLPVDRMINFRRYFVETGRTVLVDADGSIDEGNTDWDRTQVYVPDRLNAPEIRLNPALEPEQAGAVMAEVIRDLRTLVDPGTGKTPIALALPKREAALLGWYGPDAGDILVILESGYVWDTEAHIDSEIIDAAIESDVAPHWHGDAPSPVFSDHPPPETAAHGHVLPTASTSLSSNMAILAMVGGPAGRGYRRDPDLLGPAWLKDIAPTIAHVLGIPPPRHSSGGVLHDFLGRDPGTMERDGNPPSHYQIPRDVKDAQVGMYDFSILDTPAAEG
- a CDS encoding carboxypeptidase-like regulatory domain-containing protein, with translation MVLVGYVSDEFYVAIPNVDVEFTRGKTSVRARSRASGSIHAGVEPGAYRVYLTCPGFTPKWVDMEVVEGRIHHFRLLSDNLSGYVWPKWTRSGEVGQVRLHSPYNSVVSLWRYGWEREFISKLGHFDDEPRGAYAQILPDGDLTQKGVKWSDHGYSFPEVDPRVYVEAPERSGLYYFHAKDATGAFFSFPWIVAPRKPRHPLAVLASNINWNCYNHYGGRSNYVSAIKLSPRPHYNFRQEEVYYTDPALQPWIADEYDPLSFDRPEPLNMTSEHGSITDPMERRGEEHVAPAEWRLLGWLEREGFGYDYYAETQLHFDEMPLEDYEVLIVSTHPEYWSAKMYYQVKSWVFDGGGKLMVLGGNSLNCEVEFLDRTTITVRNNDHRKRPPGYESRFGTRHESEAHLTGVVTTHTGYETGAPYQVIDPSHWALAGTGLAEGDLFGTESLDRRAPGGASGHETDKRTPSSPPGIRLIAKGTNPDGGGAEMVHHRTASGGEVFSVGSISYTCSIAVDDQVSKVTRNVLERLLS
- a CDS encoding Zn-dependent alcohol dehydrogenase, with translation MRTRAAVLREFNTPLVVEEVELEEPKANEVLVRMVSSGVCHSDLHLVQGHIPVNLPLICGHEGAGIVAAVGPGPSTVQVGDRVVLSWVAPCGTCRYCATGRPALCMTAIGPSWEGRLQDWTSRFTGSNGETISHSMMLSTYSREVTVPAPAAIPVPDGVPLEPLAVIGCAVSTGVGAVVNTGNVQLGDSVAVIGCGGIGLNAIQGARLRGAGKIIGVDIAEHKLEAARRFGATHTVNASEVETAETLIAMTGGLGVDLAVEAIGDPETVATAVRSLCRGGTAVQVGVAPYGSELTVDMGLLIDERKLLGCYYGSLRPAFDIPRYVELYKAGKLLLDELITAEIDQEDINGALHQFEIGEGIRSLVRY